In Rouxiella sp. WC2420, the following proteins share a genomic window:
- a CDS encoding fimbrial biogenesis usher protein has translation MPKRFLSIRPLALFLLTLFSTRANAGLYFDPAMLDANNAQPVADLTRFEQPGAQLPGVYQVDIFLNGNQASTRKMRFVSLPTVDVLQHFSPPLPHDNTGLMACLTKADLELLKVNTPLFPALEALPQDSCVTPGAYIPQAFTAFDFQKMRLDISIPQAAMKNLPQGWIPPERWDEGVNAALLSYRFNGSTNHGRYGNSSSNYLSLNSGLNLGAWRLRDNSNWTGYQSRLGNSSRWQHLDTYAQRTIIPLRSELTLGDSFTGSDVFNSLSFRGVRLASNDDMYPDTQRGFAPSVKGVARSNARVEIRQNGNIIYQTFVAPGAFDINDLYSMSSGGDLDVTVTEADGSINHFLVPYSSVPMLQRDGHLRYTLTAGRYHNSSDRYLSPDFAQATLLWGLPHNMTVYGGVQLAERYQAAAVGAGMNMGDWGAISADVTQANSTLIDGSKHQGQSVRFLYGRSLVSTGTTLQLAGYRYSTQGFHTLDETALKAMSGWRYDYDRVGLDGLPVKRPYSDYYNLYNSRRASLEANISQTLGDFGSIYITATHQTYWNKSAATRALRGGFSSTFGQVSYSLSVSYNRTSGQPDADKTVFLSMSVPLDAWLPHGDSTSQHHPMWANFNTNRNSDGSFTHQAGLSGNALEENNLSWNVSQGYDRHGGNSGNAGLDYSGTYGDASTGYSYGRDHRQISYGLSGGAVLHRNGLTFGQYLGRTNVLVAAPGANGIGIENGTGLHTDWRGYTVVPYASDYRENRVALDINQLDDHTDLDNVVANVVPTEGAIVRADFKARTGIRTLMTLTYNGQPLPFGSTISSADSVSLVGDDGVVYLTGLALTGTLNAQWGEAANQRCIAKYALPENALQQSMARAQAVCR, from the coding sequence ATGCCTAAAAGGTTTCTGAGTATAAGACCCCTGGCTCTTTTCTTACTGACACTTTTTTCAACCCGCGCTAACGCCGGACTTTATTTCGATCCCGCCATGTTGGATGCGAATAATGCTCAACCAGTGGCTGACCTGACGCGATTCGAACAGCCCGGTGCCCAGCTGCCCGGTGTTTATCAGGTGGATATTTTTCTCAACGGCAACCAGGCATCGACCCGCAAAATGCGTTTTGTCTCTTTACCCACTGTCGATGTGCTGCAGCATTTTTCGCCGCCGTTGCCTCATGATAATACGGGATTAATGGCCTGTCTGACCAAAGCAGATCTTGAGCTGCTCAAGGTCAATACCCCCTTATTCCCCGCGCTTGAAGCCTTACCTCAGGACTCTTGTGTAACACCAGGAGCCTATATTCCACAGGCGTTCACCGCGTTCGACTTTCAGAAGATGCGTTTGGACATCAGCATTCCGCAGGCAGCGATGAAAAATCTGCCGCAAGGTTGGATCCCGCCTGAACGCTGGGATGAAGGCGTCAATGCTGCACTGCTAAGTTATCGCTTTAATGGCAGCACCAATCACGGCCGCTACGGTAATAGCAGCAGCAATTATTTGAGCCTTAACAGCGGCTTAAACCTTGGAGCCTGGCGACTGCGTGACAACAGTAACTGGACCGGTTACCAAAGCCGCCTCGGTAACAGCAGCCGCTGGCAGCACCTTGATACCTATGCTCAACGCACGATTATCCCCCTACGCAGCGAACTGACCTTGGGGGATAGCTTTACTGGCAGCGATGTATTTAATTCATTGTCTTTTCGCGGCGTCAGGCTTGCGAGTAATGACGACATGTATCCTGACACTCAGCGCGGATTTGCCCCGTCAGTCAAAGGCGTCGCGCGCAGCAATGCCCGGGTCGAGATCCGCCAGAACGGTAATATTATTTATCAGACCTTTGTTGCGCCAGGGGCCTTTGATATCAATGACCTGTATTCAATGTCTTCAGGTGGCGATCTTGATGTCACAGTGACCGAAGCCGACGGTAGCATCAATCATTTTTTAGTGCCTTATTCCTCGGTGCCGATGCTCCAGCGTGACGGCCATTTGCGCTATACCCTCACTGCCGGGCGCTATCACAACAGCAGCGATCGTTACTTAAGCCCTGACTTTGCTCAGGCCACACTACTGTGGGGGCTGCCGCACAACATGACTGTCTATGGCGGCGTGCAGCTGGCAGAGCGTTATCAGGCCGCCGCTGTAGGTGCGGGCATGAATATGGGCGACTGGGGCGCAATTTCCGCCGACGTCACTCAGGCCAACAGTACTCTCATTGATGGCAGTAAGCATCAGGGCCAATCGGTGCGTTTCCTCTATGGCCGATCGCTGGTTTCTACTGGCACCACGCTGCAACTGGCCGGTTACCGCTATTCCACTCAAGGCTTTCACACGCTCGATGAAACTGCGCTGAAAGCCATGTCCGGCTGGCGCTACGACTATGATCGCGTGGGTCTCGACGGCCTGCCGGTTAAACGCCCTTATAGCGACTATTACAACCTTTACAACAGCCGACGCGCCAGTCTTGAGGCCAATATCTCACAGACACTAGGGGATTTTGGCTCGATATATATTACTGCGACCCACCAGACTTACTGGAACAAATCCGCCGCGACCCGTGCCCTGCGAGGTGGCTTTAGCAGCACTTTCGGCCAGGTAAGCTATAGCCTTTCAGTGAGTTATAACCGCACCAGTGGTCAGCCGGATGCGGATAAAACGGTGTTCCTTTCAATGTCAGTGCCGTTGGATGCCTGGCTGCCGCACGGCGACAGCACCTCGCAACATCACCCAATGTGGGCCAACTTCAACACAAACCGTAACAGTGACGGCAGCTTCACCCATCAGGCGGGGCTTAGCGGCAATGCGCTGGAGGAGAATAATCTCAGCTGGAATGTGTCGCAGGGGTATGACCGCCACGGCGGCAATAGCGGCAATGCCGGGCTGGATTACAGCGGGACTTATGGCGATGCCAGCACCGGTTACAGTTACGGCCGCGACCATCGACAGATAAGTTACGGCCTCTCCGGCGGCGCGGTGTTGCATCGCAATGGACTGACTTTCGGGCAATATTTAGGCCGCACCAATGTACTGGTCGCCGCACCGGGTGCAAACGGCATTGGCATTGAAAACGGCACGGGTCTGCATACCGACTGGCGTGGTTACACCGTGGTGCCTTACGCCAGTGATTATCGCGAAAACCGCGTGGCGCTGGATATAAACCAGCTGGATGACCATACCGATCTCGACAACGTGGTCGCTAACGTGGTGCCCACCGAGGGCGCAATCGTTCGCGCTGATTTCAAGGCTCGCACCGGCATTCGCACTCTGATGACCCTCACTTATAACGGCCAGCCGTTGCCGTTTGGCAGCACGATTTCCAGCGCCGATAGCGTCAGTCTGGTGGGCGACGATGGCGTGGTTTATCTCACCGGCCTTGCCTTGACCGGCACCCTCAACGCCCAGTGGGGCGAAGCTGCCAACCAGCGCTGCATTGCGAAATACGCCCTGCCGGAAAATGCCCTGCAGCAGTCGATGGCCCGCGCTCAGGCGGTGTGCCGTTAA
- a CDS encoding fimbria/pilus periplasmic chaperone: MNLSHVKNKATLVFILSAMLAPLYAQAEGGLSIQGTRIVYPQGSKQVSISMTNSSATESFLVQSRVEDAAGKKTQDFIVTPPLYLSGPKNENVVRIIHVGKALPSDRESLYYFIEKAIPSLDKSKVTGGSVLLLVTANRIKLFVRPKGLTQDVNTAPQSLHFHKIGNTLHISNPSPYYLTITEMKYDNKDIPGIMVAPKEQATLALPAGNAQQITYRTINDFGGNTDIINKKIDQ; encoded by the coding sequence ATGAACTTATCTCATGTTAAAAACAAAGCAACCTTAGTTTTCATACTATCGGCAATGCTTGCCCCTCTTTACGCTCAGGCAGAAGGCGGATTATCAATTCAAGGCACGCGCATTGTCTATCCACAGGGCAGTAAGCAGGTCAGCATTTCAATGACGAATTCGTCAGCCACAGAATCATTTCTGGTGCAGTCTCGCGTTGAAGATGCCGCCGGCAAGAAAACTCAAGATTTTATCGTCACTCCGCCGCTATACCTGAGCGGTCCGAAAAATGAAAACGTGGTAAGAATAATCCACGTAGGCAAGGCGTTGCCAAGCGATCGCGAGTCGCTTTATTACTTTATTGAAAAAGCTATCCCTTCTCTGGATAAATCCAAAGTCACTGGCGGCAGCGTTCTTTTGCTGGTGACCGCCAACCGGATAAAATTATTTGTTCGCCCAAAAGGGTTAACACAAGACGTTAATACAGCACCACAAAGTTTACATTTTCATAAAATTGGCAACACCTTGCATATATCAAATCCTTCTCCTTATTACCTCACAATAACGGAAATGAAATACGATAATAAAGATATTCCAGGGATCATGGTTGCACCAAAAGAACAGGCCACACTGGCTCTGCCTGCTGGTAACGCCCAACAAATAACCTATCGAACAATTAATGATTTTGGTGGCAACACCGACATCATTAACAAAAAAATTGATCAATAA
- a CDS encoding MFS transporter: MTLSKNSPEKKSYVRIGILMMILFLSVVAYADRSILSISGSAIKDEFGLSSIQLGFILSAFSWAYVIGQIPGGLFLDRYGAKRVYGITLVLWSLSTLAMGFVGEFEKGVAGAIFIMFSLRFLLGLIEAPSFPANARVTIMWFPRAERGRASSLFASSQYFAVAIFSPLSGWLVSEFGWQWPFFVLGIIGVGAFVVWMFFMREPRHHPLVSKQELDHIIDGGGLVDIDSVHERKAKSRLSRATINGLLTSRMLWCAYLGQYCIIALSYFFITWFPIYLVQARGMDILHAGFATVAPALCGFAGGIFGGYISDYLLLKGWSLSWARKTPYIVGMVMAATLIGAAVIDSNVWIVAIMSFAFFGKGVAAGAGTWTVISDTAPKEAVGLAGAIFNCVGNVAGIVTPIMFGYIVAITGNYSMGLLFVGAHCILGALLFLFVMGPIERFKKDQNDTSQSSVHTFNSGHQAHH; the protein is encoded by the coding sequence ATGACATTGTCAAAAAACAGTCCCGAGAAGAAATCCTATGTCCGCATCGGTATCCTGATGATGATCTTGTTTTTGTCGGTGGTAGCCTACGCTGACCGCTCTATTCTCTCTATTTCAGGGTCGGCAATTAAGGACGAATTCGGACTCAGTTCCATTCAATTAGGCTTTATTCTTTCGGCCTTTAGCTGGGCCTATGTCATAGGGCAAATTCCCGGCGGGCTGTTTCTCGATCGCTACGGCGCCAAACGAGTTTATGGCATCACGCTGGTACTGTGGTCACTATCAACGCTGGCAATGGGTTTTGTCGGCGAGTTTGAAAAAGGCGTTGCGGGGGCGATTTTTATTATGTTTAGCCTGCGCTTCCTGCTGGGCCTGATTGAAGCACCAAGTTTTCCGGCCAATGCTCGCGTCACCATTATGTGGTTTCCAAGAGCAGAACGCGGCAGAGCCTCCTCACTGTTTGCCTCATCGCAATATTTCGCCGTCGCTATTTTCTCGCCGCTTTCCGGCTGGCTGGTCTCAGAGTTTGGCTGGCAGTGGCCGTTCTTTGTATTAGGGATAATCGGCGTAGGAGCTTTCGTAGTGTGGATGTTTTTCATGCGCGAACCACGTCATCACCCATTAGTTTCAAAGCAGGAGCTGGATCATATTATCGATGGCGGCGGGTTGGTTGATATCGATTCTGTGCACGAACGTAAGGCTAAATCGCGATTATCGCGTGCGACAATCAACGGTTTGTTAACCAGCAGAATGCTGTGGTGCGCCTACCTCGGCCAGTACTGCATTATTGCGCTAAGTTATTTCTTTATTACCTGGTTCCCGATTTATCTGGTTCAGGCGCGCGGCATGGATATATTACACGCCGGTTTTGCGACTGTGGCACCCGCATTATGCGGTTTTGCCGGTGGCATATTTGGCGGCTATATTTCTGATTATCTACTTCTCAAAGGCTGGTCACTGTCATGGGCGCGTAAAACGCCTTATATCGTCGGAATGGTAATGGCTGCAACATTAATAGGCGCTGCGGTGATCGACAGCAATGTGTGGATTGTCGCCATCATGTCCTTTGCGTTCTTTGGTAAAGGCGTGGCCGCCGGTGCCGGAACCTGGACAGTGATCAGCGATACCGCGCCAAAAGAAGCGGTGGGGCTGGCTGGAGCAATATTTAACTGCGTCGGCAACGTCGCCGGTATTGTTACGCCGATTATGTTTGGTTATATCGTCGCCATTACCGGTAATTACAGTATGGGCCTGCTGTTTGTCGGCGCGCACTGTATTCTCGGTGCGCTGCTGTTCCTGTTCGTCATGGGGCCAATTGAACGATTCAAAAAAGATCAGAACGATACCTCTCAATCTTCAGTACACACTTTCAATTCAGGACATCAGGCGCATCACTAA
- the wrbA gene encoding NAD(P)H:quinone oxidoreductase, whose protein sequence is MTKVLVLYHSMYGHIETMAQNVAEGAKSVAGVEVTLKRVPEVMDAESFAAAGGKSDQAAPIADPSELADYDAIIIGTPTRFGNMSGQTRNFLDRTGGLWAKGALVGKVASVFTSTGTGGGQEMTITSTWTTLAHHGMIIVPIGYSSPELFDISQVGGGTPYGASTIAGGDGSRQPDARELTIARHQGQYVAQIAAKLKA, encoded by the coding sequence ATGACTAAAGTTTTAGTACTTTATCATTCAATGTATGGTCACATTGAAACCATGGCGCAGAACGTTGCAGAAGGTGCAAAAAGTGTTGCAGGCGTTGAAGTTACGCTGAAACGTGTACCAGAAGTAATGGATGCAGAGTCTTTTGCGGCGGCTGGCGGCAAGAGCGATCAGGCAGCCCCGATTGCCGATCCGTCAGAGCTGGCTGATTACGATGCTATCATCATCGGTACTCCGACTCGCTTCGGTAACATGTCCGGTCAGACGCGCAACTTCCTCGACCGCACTGGCGGCCTGTGGGCAAAAGGCGCGTTAGTCGGCAAAGTTGCCAGCGTCTTTACCTCGACCGGCACTGGCGGCGGCCAGGAAATGACCATTACGTCAACCTGGACCACACTGGCACACCACGGGATGATCATTGTGCCAATCGGTTATAGCTCACCGGAGTTGTTCGATATTTCTCAAGTTGGCGGCGGCACACCTTACGGTGCTTCAACCATTGCTGGCGGTGACGGCTCTCGTCAGCCGGATGCTCGTGAATTGACTATTGCCCGCCATCAAGGTCAGTATGTGGCACAAATTGCGGCCAAGCTTAAAGCATAA
- the pqqF gene encoding pyrroloquinoline quinone biosynthesis protein PqqF: protein MMQQRLTLANGLRVILNHDPQASRSAVLFNLAAGSHHEPKQWPGLAHLFEHVVFSGSRGYQGEQRLMSWAQAEGARLNATTLPTSTAWFFDITAARLADGFARLADMLAFPLLSLDAISQETAVIDAEFRMLSTDNDTLCEAALGVAFESPQALAHFHVGNLAYFGQDIQALQQALRDYHQRFFHADNLTLWLSGPQSFKELTALAEQYGRVFPARDKSLPPVVEPLRLKNQRAFVLQQSDNSRLHLTFALKNTHPQGRQSFSLLRQFFSDEAEKSLLAILRTLGLCDTLNLMVPYSSQKDAIVTFEFMLNSALQSCAAQVEGLFFHWLEALSQVGELNLNHYAMLAQKAFNRLTPVDRLRADAFGFPSITEPKNDLLTGWNNLLSQLNTENLTRLWVAPVINAGLQTVQGFDLPLQPITWLADSNINAPELFFYPQDINFSANNIIPNNNIAIPRLPEKPVILPYQPGNSDEGVLILGPELGHPLSLRWGYILQASLRAIIGHSAHLGGTLSFENIQGRWLLQLSGRQQVLINTLEAVIDRLNGLPEALIAQGERQFQQAKQRMQTDVAIRCLLKELPRLLSGESLADAPSPSLPDIAWRAELYGGDAILQARVSSLLSRFPGAINAKAFSARLHNPPVTKHTFSTTSKDAAVLLFCPLVEQTAVCHAAWRILASLFEPRFFQRLRVEQNIGYVVTCRFMLSAGEFGLLFAVQSPTHSVEQIISEIRRFIGDMNEIIVDLPQRLFTEKCADLLRSLEVKNSDSIEQAREHWLSQHAYAPALTAKAISSLTREQLITFYQQLNQGVNPWWVLNN from the coding sequence ATGATGCAACAACGGCTGACGCTGGCCAATGGCCTGCGGGTTATTCTTAACCACGATCCGCAGGCTTCACGCTCGGCCGTTCTGTTTAATCTGGCGGCGGGCAGCCATCACGAGCCAAAACAATGGCCCGGACTGGCCCATTTATTCGAGCACGTGGTGTTTTCCGGCAGCCGTGGCTATCAGGGTGAACAACGCCTGATGAGCTGGGCGCAGGCCGAGGGCGCGCGGCTAAACGCTACCACCTTACCGACCTCCACCGCCTGGTTTTTTGATATCACTGCCGCCAGGCTGGCAGACGGATTTGCCAGGCTGGCCGATATGTTAGCCTTTCCGCTGCTTTCGCTGGATGCAATCTCGCAGGAAACAGCAGTTATCGATGCCGAATTCCGCATGCTTAGCACCGATAACGACACGTTATGCGAAGCCGCACTTGGCGTCGCGTTTGAATCACCGCAGGCTTTGGCGCATTTTCACGTTGGTAATCTCGCCTATTTTGGCCAAGACATACAGGCACTTCAGCAGGCATTACGCGACTATCACCAGCGTTTTTTTCATGCCGATAATCTGACGTTGTGGCTCTCTGGTCCGCAGTCTTTTAAAGAATTAACCGCGCTGGCCGAGCAATACGGTAGAGTTTTCCCCGCTAGGGACAAGTCGTTACCGCCGGTCGTTGAGCCGCTCCGGCTGAAAAATCAACGCGCATTCGTATTGCAGCAAAGCGATAATTCACGGCTACATTTGACCTTTGCCTTGAAAAATACTCATCCACAGGGTCGGCAATCCTTCAGCCTGCTACGCCAGTTTTTCAGCGATGAAGCAGAAAAGAGTTTGCTGGCGATTCTGCGAACGTTAGGGTTATGCGACACTTTGAATCTTATGGTGCCGTACAGCAGCCAAAAAGATGCGATCGTCACCTTTGAGTTTATGCTCAACAGCGCACTGCAATCTTGCGCGGCACAGGTTGAGGGGCTATTTTTTCACTGGTTGGAGGCGTTATCGCAGGTCGGCGAATTAAATTTAAATCACTACGCCATGCTCGCTCAAAAGGCTTTCAACCGCTTAACTCCCGTGGATCGACTACGCGCCGATGCCTTCGGATTTCCGTCCATTACTGAGCCAAAAAATGACTTGCTGACGGGCTGGAATAACCTGCTGAGCCAGCTTAATACCGAAAATCTGACTCGCCTTTGGGTTGCGCCCGTAATCAATGCAGGCCTCCAAACGGTGCAAGGTTTTGACCTGCCTTTACAACCGATAACCTGGTTGGCCGACAGCAATATAAATGCACCAGAGCTGTTTTTTTATCCGCAGGATATCAATTTCTCAGCTAACAACATCATTCCAAATAACAACATCGCCATCCCAAGATTGCCTGAGAAACCGGTTATTTTGCCGTATCAACCGGGCAACAGCGACGAGGGTGTTTTAATCCTCGGTCCTGAGTTGGGTCATCCGCTCTCGCTGCGCTGGGGATATATTTTGCAGGCCAGCCTGCGCGCCATTATTGGACACAGCGCCCATCTTGGCGGCACGCTTTCATTTGAAAATATTCAAGGGCGATGGCTCTTGCAGTTAAGTGGTCGTCAGCAAGTGCTGATAAACACGCTTGAGGCAGTGATTGACCGCCTGAATGGATTACCCGAGGCGCTGATTGCCCAGGGTGAACGGCAATTTCAGCAGGCTAAACAAAGAATGCAAACCGATGTTGCTATTCGTTGCCTGCTCAAGGAGTTACCGCGTCTGCTGAGCGGCGAATCGCTGGCGGATGCCCCATCGCCTTCTCTGCCGGACATTGCCTGGCGGGCGGAGCTTTATGGCGGTGATGCCATTTTGCAAGCCCGCGTTTCGAGCCTGTTAAGCCGCTTCCCCGGAGCAATTAATGCAAAGGCTTTTTCCGCGCGCCTCCATAATCCGCCAGTGACAAAGCACACCTTCTCAACGACCAGCAAAGATGCCGCCGTGCTGCTGTTTTGCCCGCTGGTAGAGCAAACTGCCGTCTGCCATGCTGCATGGCGCATTCTGGCCTCACTTTTTGAGCCGCGTTTTTTCCAGCGTTTACGGGTTGAGCAGAATATTGGCTACGTAGTGACCTGCCGGTTTATGCTCTCAGCCGGAGAGTTTGGATTGCTGTTTGCCGTGCAGTCACCTACCCATTCCGTTGAGCAGATAATCAGCGAGATCAGACGATTTATCGGCGATATGAATGAAATAATTGTCGATCTCCCGCAAAGGCTGTTCACGGAAAAATGTGCCGATCTGTTGCGCAGTCTTGAGGTTAAGAACTCAGACAGCATTGAGCAAGCCCGAGAACATTGGCTGAGCCAGCATGCCTACGCCCCCGCACTTACCGCAAAGGCGATATCAAGCCTTACACGAGAACAGCTAATTACTTTTTACCAACAGCTAAATCAAGGGGTTAATCCATGGTGGGTGCTGAATAATTAA
- the pqqE gene encoding pyrroloquinoline quinone biosynthesis protein PqqE, translated as MNLPKPQVKPPLWLLAELTYRCPLQCPYCSNPLDFAKQEKELTTEQWITVFEQAREMGAVQIGFSGGEPLVRKDLPELIKAARDLGFYTNLITSGIGLTEKKIDAFAEAGLDHIQISFQASDETLNAALAGSAKAFQQKLDMAKAVKAHGYPMVLNFVLHRHNIHQIDKIIELSIELEADDVELATCQFYGWAQLNREGLLPTRQQIAEAEAVVADYRVKMADKGNLANLLFVTPDYYEERPKGCMGGWGAIFLSVTPEGMALPCHSARQLPVEFPSVLEQSLQDIWYNSFGFNKYRGFDWMPEPCRSCSEKEKDFGGCRCQAFMLTGNADNADPVCSKSEHHGMILQAREQANCTNIQVNQLQFRNRRNSQQLIFKTSVS; from the coding sequence GTGAACCTGCCTAAACCTCAAGTCAAACCGCCGCTCTGGTTGCTGGCGGAGCTGACTTACCGTTGTCCGTTGCAGTGTCCCTACTGCTCCAACCCGCTTGATTTTGCCAAGCAGGAAAAAGAGCTGACCACCGAACAATGGATTACGGTGTTTGAACAGGCCCGCGAGATGGGCGCTGTACAGATAGGTTTTTCCGGCGGCGAACCGCTGGTGCGCAAGGATTTGCCTGAGCTTATCAAAGCGGCACGCGACCTCGGTTTTTATACCAACCTGATCACCTCAGGCATTGGTTTAACCGAGAAGAAAATCGATGCCTTCGCCGAAGCGGGTCTGGACCATATTCAGATCAGTTTCCAGGCAAGTGATGAAACGCTGAATGCTGCGCTGGCGGGTTCTGCCAAGGCTTTCCAGCAAAAACTGGACATGGCGAAAGCAGTGAAAGCCCACGGTTACCCGATGGTGCTTAACTTCGTGCTGCATCGCCATAACATTCACCAGATCGATAAAATTATCGAACTCAGCATTGAGCTAGAGGCCGACGATGTCGAGCTGGCAACCTGTCAGTTTTACGGCTGGGCGCAGCTTAATCGCGAAGGCCTGCTGCCGACTCGCCAACAAATCGCCGAAGCCGAAGCGGTGGTGGCCGACTACCGCGTCAAGATGGCCGACAAAGGTAATCTGGCCAATCTGCTGTTCGTGACGCCTGACTATTATGAAGAGCGTCCGAAAGGCTGCATGGGCGGCTGGGGGGCGATTTTCCTCAGCGTAACCCCGGAAGGCATGGCGCTACCATGTCACAGCGCGCGCCAGTTACCGGTCGAATTCCCGTCGGTGCTGGAGCAGTCGTTGCAAGACATCTGGTACAACTCGTTTGGTTTTAACAAATATCGCGGCTTTGACTGGATGCCGGAACCTTGCCGTTCCTGTTCTGAAAAAGAGAAAGACTTTGGTGGCTGCCGCTGCCAGGCGTTTATGCTGACAGGCAATGCCGACAATGCTGATCCGGTATGCTCGAAATCAGAACATCACGGGATGATTCTCCAAGCGCGTGAGCAAGCCAACTGCACCAATATTCAGGTCAATCAGCTGCAATTCCGCAATCGCAGAAACTCGCAACAATTGATCTTTAAAACGTCAGTATCATGA
- the pqqD gene encoding pyrroloquinoline quinone biosynthesis peptide chaperone PqqD, which translates to MFRRGFRLQWEPTQNSHVILYPEGMATLNESAAMILENVDGRRLLSEIIDGLNQRFPEAGGVDDDVKEFFAQAYEQKWIIFREPA; encoded by the coding sequence ATGTTCCGCCGTGGTTTCCGTTTACAGTGGGAACCGACTCAGAACAGCCACGTAATCCTTTACCCTGAAGGCATGGCAACACTCAACGAAAGCGCAGCGATGATTTTGGAAAACGTCGACGGTAGACGTCTGCTGTCTGAAATCATTGATGGGCTGAATCAACGCTTCCCGGAAGCCGGCGGCGTTGACGACGACGTAAAAGAGTTTTTTGCCCAAGCCTACGAACAAAAGTGGATAATTTTCCGTGAACCTGCCTAA
- the pqqC gene encoding pyrroloquinoline-quinone synthase PqqC translates to MNSFNSSATLMTPQEFEQALRAKGAYYHIHHPYHIAMHNGQATREQIQGWVANRFYYQTSIPMKDAAIMANCPDAQTRRKWVQRILDHDGQGDNEGGIEAWLQLGEAVGLDREVLLSEKMVLPGVRFAVDAYVNFARRAVWQEAACSSLTELFAPQIHQSRLDSWPNHYTWIQPEGYHYFRSRLSQANRDVEHGLALALEYCNTVEKQQRMLEILQFKLDILWTMLDSMTMAYELDRAPYHSVTQQPVWHRGKLL, encoded by the coding sequence ATGAACTCATTTAATTCCTCGGCGACACTCATGACGCCACAAGAGTTTGAACAGGCCCTGCGCGCCAAAGGGGCTTATTATCATATTCACCACCCTTATCATATTGCGATGCACAATGGCCAGGCTACGCGTGAACAGATCCAGGGCTGGGTTGCCAATCGTTTCTATTATCAGACCAGTATTCCGATGAAAGATGCGGCGATCATGGCAAACTGCCCAGATGCGCAAACGCGTCGCAAATGGGTTCAGCGTATTCTCGACCACGACGGTCAAGGCGATAATGAAGGCGGAATTGAAGCCTGGTTGCAGCTGGGAGAGGCCGTGGGCCTTGACCGCGAAGTGCTGTTGTCAGAAAAAATGGTGCTTCCCGGCGTGCGTTTCGCGGTTGATGCCTACGTCAACTTTGCCCGTCGCGCCGTGTGGCAGGAAGCGGCCTGTAGCTCGCTGACCGAGCTGTTCGCGCCGCAAATTCATCAGTCTCGTCTCGACAGCTGGCCTAATCACTACACCTGGATCCAGCCAGAAGGTTATCACTACTTCCGTAGCCGCCTGAGTCAGGCAAATCGCGACGTCGAGCACGGTTTGGCGTTGGCACTGGAGTACTGTAATACCGTTGAGAAGCAGCAGCGTATGCTGGAAATCCTGCAGTTCAAGCTGGATATTCTATGGACCATGCTCGACTCAATGACCATGGCCTACGAGCTTGACCGCGCGCCTTACCACAGCGTAACGCAGCAGCCGGTGTGGCATAGAGGAAAGCTTCTGTGA